The region TCGACTGGTAACCGCCCATACCCGGTCTCGGCACGGCCCCGGTCGGAGCCGGAAGATGACCCAAGCCGGGGGAAACGGACACAAGAGACACGGAGGACCCACCACCGGGCCACTGCATCCCTCATCAAATCCAATAACCACCTCACACGTGCAATGTGTAGTGTGCACACCTTACACATTCTCCCCTAAACCTCTCCCAAACATgacatcacctcccccccttcccaaccacAAACCGATACGTAGgcaacctcaccaaccccctcccccccccatcctcctcctcccaagtcAAAAACCTCTCAAACCCACTCCCCTCCAAGATCCTCTGACTAGCCTTATTCCCCTCCGCCGTAACAGCAAtaaccacctcctccaccacccccctttccccttccccttccaccacaaccacactCCTCGGATCAACCATCaactcaaccacccccctctccaacgccccccaaatcccctcccaccctctcATAAACTCCTTCCcaaacccccgcccccaaTACTCCCGTCTAAACATATATCCAATCTCCGGCCACCCAAAACTCCACATCGCATTATgaaaccccccaatcccaatcatttttcctccttcttccctcaAACAAATCGCACAGTTGTAATTCTCCCTCTCGTTCCCCTCCACaaacctctccaacctctgcCACGTCTCCCCAATGTCTttgtccaccacccccagataagtccacaccatcacctccgGCTGGGTTCGCAGTTCGTGCAAAGCCGGGAGGTCAGTCTTGGATAGAGGGCGGATGATGAGCCGTTCCGTGTACACTGCCTTCCTCTCCGCGTTTAAGGGGAAAGGTCGCTTGGGTAGCGTGGTTTTCACACGGACAAAGGTAGACTTGTCCGGCTTGGGGTCAATGACTCTGCTGTCGTCTGGATTGTTGGTGCCGTTTTTTATGGCGGCGACGTCGAGAGTGTTGTCGGCCATGATGAACGATGCGCGATATGTCTGCCAAAGGTGAGTGGGATAGAGTGGGGACGGCGAGTGTACGGAACTAGGTCAAGTCTGAAAAGAGAGAGATATTGAAAATAAAAGGTGAAAATTATGTAGTCGTGAGGATCAGCCGTTGAGTCAGGCATCCCTGGCTGATATCAATATCGCAACCTAACTTCCTGTTTTGGAGTGGGAAAATGCAAGGCTGACACTGTCTTACACAACTACACCATTCAGCCTGCGCCCTTTGGTCGACACATTACACTTTAACCGCCGCAAACCTACCGCGGTCAATGTCACCACCCGCGGAATCCAGAGAAGCGTCCAAACTTTTGTTCAATTTCAAAAACATTGCACGAGCAATCCCAGAGACCGTGGACACCAAAAGAGCAATAAGAACAACTGTGCCCCGAAACGCAAACCCGTGCTTGACCATTTATTCATTTCATGCTCATTCTAGGGAGCAAATGCTGGTAACCCATTTTCCTAGTGAACACCTGAAGAACCTGCCAAACCCAGCCACATCCATGAACCCCTTTAAGCAATAGTCGATGGGCGAGTGGCGCTGAAGaccttcttggtgttggtctTGGCGAcacggtgggggagggggaaagtGAGGTCCTTGGTGATGAGCTGCTTGATGTAGGGGCGCTTGACGTCCTCGGTCTTCTCGATCTCAACAACGCGGAGGATCTAGATGCAAATTGTCAGTATCTAGACTCGGGCACGATTTCCGTGGGCTTGTTCATACGTGGATGGATCTGAAACGGGCACGATGGCGGGCGGCCATGTCGGAGTAGAGagcctcaacagccttggTTCTGGAGGTCTCACGGTACTCCTTGTACATGTTGTGGGTACCAGACCGGGAGTCGTAGCGGATCCAGATGCCGAAGTTCTTGACTCTGAGGGGGTGCTTCTCGGAGATCTATGATACGGGTCAGTCTCCTCTGTCCCCAGCCAAATATTGATTCCAAGCGAGCATACCTGGTTGACACTGACGATCTCGCCAgtggccttcttcaccttgcGGAGACCGCGAAGGAAATACCAGAAACGGGACTTGGCAATAACCTCATTGGGCGCGAAGATGCGCATGCGATAGAGGGCGGGGCTGGGGTTAGCCTCGGTGGGCAGATGGCGCCCAATGACCTGGTATTCCTGAAGACGACCTGGCACAGATTGTCAGTATCTCGAGTGTTTTGTCGTAAAGATCCCGAGTTTGCAGCGATGGCGGCGTGTTGGAATATCGAGTGCTGGCCGGTCGATAAAGAATGCACAAACTCCCAGTTCCCCGTCGAAGATAGGCGATAGATTGCGGCACCCCGATGCCAACCCTGATATATCTTCTCAACATGGtcctccacagcaacaaTCAACGAGTCGTTCCCTCCCTGCCCAATTCACATATCTTGAGGCAAGCCTCCCTCCCATCGTGTCATGCATTTCGTCGGATGGTGAATTTGTCGTCGTTCGTCGAAGTTATTCTCGGTCGCCGCCTTCGCTGCAAACTCAAAAGATGCCAATGGAATCGAAAAAATTGCTTACCCATCTGGAAAAGGATCGTTAGATTAATTCAAAGGTATCTTCTCTTTAACACCGAGGCCTAACTTACTTTGCTGGTTTGTCGTGGATCGCTGTCGATGCCGTGTGCTGTCCGAGTCCAGAATTAGCGATAACGAGGGTCAAGAAAAAATTGGGTGTGCTTGGTTTAGGGCTCGCGCGCATTGACCATCCCCGCAGAGAACCTCAGCCACATGTGGCGGGGCGGAAGTGACTTTGAAAGCTGACGCCACAGAGGTGGGGCAACTTTAAGGGAGCCAAGATATGAGCTCGCAAGCCAATCAGAGCAACGCAATCCTCTCACGCTCAAGCTGCCATCTCACTCTTCCACTGCACTCCCAATACAGGACGATATTCCAGCTACATTTACAAGATATTTGAGACTGCCCACCGAGAGCGATATTTGTAGAATTTGGCGGCTATCCTGCGATCAATCCTCATCTGCAGACAATCGTTCGACTCCAATAAGAACAACAGTCAACTCGATACCGCTCCCATCACTTGGTGGGGCAACCACAACATCACACAGCTGCGCCCAAGCCAAGCTCACCCTGTCAACACCCCAGTTCAAACATCCCATCATGGAGTTCGGCCCAGCGCTTTACCACGAGTTTGGAGAGGCTTGGAAGACAAGGGATGGTTACCGACTAGCAAAGACCATCTCTCCAGAGTTGACTCCTAGCCAGTTGTCCAGCATATGGCAAAGTGCGAATGGTGCGGGAAGTTACAAAGCAGCTCGGGACGACGATGTGAAAGCAGCCATTAAGCGTGGTCTTTCCAGTAGTTCAGCGCGTTTGGACGGCATCGGCCAAAAGGAGATCAAGGGTTGGGTCGAGGTTTACTTTGCTTACTGGCAAGCTGCCGGCATCCTTGCTCAAGTGCAGCAGACCTCATCATGGACCAATGCTTATGAGCAGTGGAAAGTCTTGATCAACGCTCTCATCCAGGGGTATAACAGTCATGAGTTTGAAGCCTGGACCATTCCGTGTCTCTATGTGGCGGGCAAACATCTGCGGTTGTTTGCGATGCAGGCGGATGAGCACACAAGTGTCAACGACAACTCGGCTACTGCATTCCAAGATGACTTTGACCCAGAATTACAGAAACATCAGAAATTGGAGGACTGTGCGCGAGTTCTTAACAAAGTATTCACGATTTGCCTGAGTGACAGGTAGGAATTCCGTACTCTTAATGTTGCTGCCAGCTGAGGCTAATATCATTACAGAGCACCACTCGAAGAGTCTCGGAAATGGGGGCTCTATTACATCGTCAACCTTCTCTTCAAGACTTACTTCAAGCTCAATGCGACAGGATTGTCGAAAAATGTGCTGAGGATTTTGACCGCAGGACGGGGAGATATGCCAGACTTTCATGCATTCCCAAAGTCTCAGCAGGTCACTTTCAAATACCACGAAGGAGTATTATGCTTCCTTGAGGAGAACTATGCTGAAGCTGAGAAGCATCTGACGGAAGCATGGAACACCTGCCACAAAGACGCCATGAGGAACAAAGAGTAGGTGGCCTTCCATGCTCTACATGGATCTTTTACGCTTTGCTAATATGATACACCTAGGTTGATCTTGACATATCTAATTCCGTGCCACCTCATCACAACCCACACCCTTCCCACAGAAAAGCTGCTGGAGCCTTACCCACGACTACAAAAGCTCTTCCTCCCACTCTCTCGGTGCATCAAGCAGGGCGAGCTCCACAAATTCGACATCGCCCTTCAGGAAGCCGAGGACGAGTTTGTCAAACGGCGCATCTACCTCACCCTCGAAAGAGGACGCGACATCGCACTACGCAATCTCCTCCGCAAAGTGTTCATCGCCGGCGGCTTCGAGCCAGTAGCGAAGGAGGGAGACAAGCCTTTTCGCCGGACTCGTATCCCAGTAGCAGAGTTTGCCGCGGCTATCAGCCTCGGCagcgaggagaaggttgaCAATGACGAGGTTGAGTGTCTTTTGGCAAATATGATTTACAAAGTGAGTCAAAATTATGCCTTACCTTTCATGTTTCTGCCTGGGGCGTCAAGGCATCCACGGCTGTCGACATTGATTGGTGTAACATCGTCCGTGAGTCATCCAGTCACTGACACCGTTTGTTTGTAGGGACTGATCAAGGGATATATCTCTCGTGAACGAAGTATTGTGGTGCTCAGCAAGTCGGGGGCGTTTCCCGGGACTGGCGTTTGAGCGGGGCAGATATGGGCATTGACCGCGCCCCATTTGGGAAGGCTTGATaagatcatcatcaactgctGTGTCCAACTGGATCTTCTGGGACTCACCGAGTTCTTGGTCATGTAGGGAAAAGGTGTGACAATTTCATGGTGGTGCCCCCGAACCCGACGGCAGGAAAGGGAGGGATCATCCATCCCGCACGACGGCAtttgtggtggtgccatCGGATACCTATCACCACTTGGCGTGCGTGAACAAGCCTGGGAGCTTTctcacaccatcaccaacaaaacaGCGGGCTGCAAAAAGATCTTGAGAACGAAAGGGACATGGATTACGGATATGGATAGCATTTGAGCGGGGGAAAAAGCTGTTAATCAATTACAAAGTCAGTTTAATCCACTGTCTTATAGTTTtgtctcctccaccaaaaatCCAAACTACAAGAATCAGGGTGAGCGTGAACAGCGTGAATCGGTGACtttggggggtgttggtttgGTGATATAGTTTAGTGCGGGGTTGCTTTGGAAACGGCCCCAAACGGGGCGGAAACCCACTAAACAtcgcccccttttcccgCAGCAATCAAGTGTGCCGCACCACCATATTTACACCGTAAGCATTACTATTACAGTGAGGTACCGAGAAGGTTCAATCCATGAAGATGACACcattcctttttcttttgttacAATCATCTCATTCGGTACTTTTTGCAACAGCCCACACCACCATGCGCACCCCCTGGCTTTTGTCTCTCGATCTACGGTACCCAACATGCCTCCGTTCTGTGTTCAAACTGCGTGTTCACTGCCCGCGCAACAAGACATGCTTTTGACTCAACCCCTGAGTGATGAGATGAGCAACAAGGCTCATTCATCTTGAGTCACTTACACAAGGGGATTGTACACATTCCATCATTACGATGGCACAAAGACATGTttctccaccccctcttcccatgTCTGATGGAAATATCCAGAAAGGTGTGTGTGAACGGGTCTGACCGTCTTCTGTCCCCCTTATCTCCCCCCTGCCATCGAAAAGGTGGTGTGGAAAATGGCGGTTACCATCCTATTGGACAACCCAAACTTTCCCAGCTGTATGGGTGGTGTGGGTAAGGTAGGGGATGAATGGTGCGGCAGGTCATTCTGGACTAGGTAGCAATGCAAAAGCGGGAGTTGAAAATCCGCTTCAATGGCAGGTCGTGGTGGCAAAAGAAACATTCTTTTTGCTATCGTCATTACCGATTAATCCACAATGACACATTCTCACCGAGATCAAATTTTCAAGTATGAAGGCTCTCACGGAGATTTCCAGAGTCTGCAGAAATTTTAGGGGGGTGAAAGCTCTCCAAAAATCGGCTGGCAAAGCTTGGTGTTTTTCTCATTCTCAAGAGAAAAAACAGCGAGAGAAAAAGCCTCCAGCGTTTTTTTCCTGGTTTTGATATCTTGATATCGTTCCTGAGTTATGTTCCTCTTTCTAgctgcaaaaaaaaaaaaaaaaaaaaaaaaaaaaaaaaaaaaaacaagcgAAAACAAGCTTTTTTTTCCACCAAAGAGCGTAAGAATCGTAGTCATACAAATCacccaccctccctctctccccccttcctatTCCCGTTTTCCCACTGTCCAGAACATCTTGATCATTCTGCCCTGTTCATTCCATCCTCCGAAACCCAGCGTTCGCTCTTCGTCTGACGACCGACGTGATATCCAAACCAATGTGAGATGATGGTACAAAGGAAACAAGGGAAAATAAAACAACCCACCCCATGGTAGTGTGCCGTCTAATACAAATACGGCTAAACCTTCTCAAAAGCATGCCAGAAGAATGAGAAATACCCGCCCAGAAAATATTAGTACAAATGTTTTGGGGTTTTAAACTTGTGAATGTCAAGGGAAAAAcaaccaaaagaaaaaagcaaacCCAAAGaactccaaaaaaaaaaaatgaagAACAATCTATGGTGATAATGATCCGATGATTAAGACCCTCCCGAAAAAGTAATAAGAAATAAAAGGgtgtgaagaagagaagaaaaacacATGAGTCATTAAGTTATGAGAGGGTGTAACAATAGCAAAAGGCCAAACAAACAGCATCTCGAGTCGGGGGtatttgttttgttttgtcgaTGTCGAGAGGGGTGTGCGAGACCGTGGTATCGCGGACAAAGGAAATACAGACAAAGTAGATCAAGGCAGTATCATGATGGGCAGCCTAAAAACGGCCGCCGCTTCTCGGTGTGCGAGGGGTGCTCCTATTGACCAGTCAGTCGGTGGCCAACAGGACTATACGCAGATGGGCAAAACTTACGCAGCACTCGAAAGGTCATCGACATGGTTGCACATGGCCACAAACAAGTCAAAGAATAGCTGGGTGCCGCCGTTCAACATCTCAAGCTGCATCGTGCCGCTCTTCTTGAAGGTGCTGCGGCagcggatgatgagggcgaGATAATGGGCGCGGAGCTTGGAGTCGGTGTCGGGAGTGTGGGCGTAGGCGTAGCGGGCCGAGGAGAGAATGATACTCGCTTGGATACCGGATTCTGTCTGTTTTAGCGTTGAGAACAAGTCAAGAGGAAATGGTGTACATACGAAGACCTTGCTTTCTCAACGACACCCTCTTCAGCTCGTCTAACCCATACTTCTCCGCCGCGCAGTAGATGACCGTGTCCTTGAGAAGCTCGCCGTCAACAGTATGGTGGTAGATGGTGGCATCATGACGCGCCTCATCTGTCAGCTGCTCCATCTCCCACGAGTTGCGCTTCTTGTTATGCACGAGGCGGGGGAAGTAATCGCCCTTGTAGAGATACTCGAGGACAGACGAGAAGATCTCAGGCTCTTCGTCGGGCAGGGAGATCTTCTTCGTCTGGGAGTCAAACATCTGGTTCTGAAGaatgttgaggaagaagggtgATGTGGAGAGGACATGTTCGTGGGCAGCAAAGACGCGTTGCTCCTGGCCGACGACGAGAGTTACAATGGCGGA is a window of Podospora pseudopauciseta strain CBS 411.78 chromosome 1, whole genome shotgun sequence DNA encoding:
- a CDS encoding hypothetical protein (EggNog:ENOG503NXZ7; COG:S), whose product is MFSTRYEPVQHVRSKSFSKGHRSGKSTSSFSKEAGISKRRPESQSGRRRAGTISNANASHSNFDNSPISAIVTLVVGQEQRVFAAHEHVLSTSPFFLNILQNQMFDSQTKKISLPDEEPEIFSSVLEYLYKGDYFPRLVHNKKRNSWEMEQLTDEARHDATIYHHTVDGELLKDTVIYCAAEKYGLDELKRVSLRKQGLQSGIQASIILSSARYAYAHTPDTDSKLRAHYLALIIRCRSTFKKSGTMQLEMLNGGTQLFFDLFVAMCNHVDDLSSAASTPRTPRSGGRF
- a CDS encoding hypothetical protein (COG:S; EggNog:ENOG503P54W) encodes the protein MADNTLDVAAIKNGTNNPDDSRVIDPKPDKSTFVRVKTTLPKRPFPLNAERKAVYTERLIIRPLSKTDLPALHELRTQPEVMVWTYLGVVDKDIGETWQRLERFVEGNERENYNCAICLREEGGKMIGIGGFHNAMWSFGWPEIGYMFRREYWGRGFGKEFMRGWEGIWGALERGVVELMVDPRSVVVVEGEGERGVVEEVVIAVTAEGNKASQRILEGSGFERFLTWEEEDGGGRGLVRLPTYRFVVGKGGR
- the CSN12 gene encoding COP9 signalosome (CSN) subunit (COG:D; EggNog:ENOG503NY0K), with translation MEFGPALYHEFGEAWKTRDGYRLAKTISPELTPSQLSSIWQSANGAGSYKAARDDDVKAAIKRGLSSSSARLDGIGQKEIKGWVEVYFAYWQAAGILAQVQQTSSWTNAYEQWKVLINALIQGYNSHEFEAWTIPCLYVAGKHLRLFAMQADEHTSVNDNSATAFQDDFDPELQKHQKLEDCARVLNKVFTICLSDRAPLEESRKWGLYYIVNLLFKTYFKLNATGLSKNVLRILTAGRGDMPDFHAFPKSQQVTFKYHEGVLCFLEENYAEAEKHLTEAWNTCHKDAMRNKELILTYLIPCHLITTHTLPTEKLLEPYPRLQKLFLPLSRCIKQGELHKFDIALQEAEDEFVKRRIYLTLERGRDIALRNLLRKVFIAGGFEPVAKEGDKPFRRTRIPVAEFAAAISLGSEEKVDNDEVECLLANMIYKGLIKGYISRERSIVVLSKSGAFPGTGV
- the RPL20B gene encoding 60S ribosomal protein L20B (COG:J; EggNog:ENOG503NUZ6), with product MGRLQEYQVIGRHLPTEANPSPALYRMRIFAPNEVIAKSRFWYFLRGLRKVKKATGEIVSVNQISEKHPLRVKNFGIWIRYDSRSGTHNMYKEYRETSRTKAVEALYSDMAARHRARFRSIHILRVVEIEKTEDVKRPYIKQLITKDLTFPLPHRVAKTNTKKVFSATRPSTIA